AGAACCATACAGTCGGACTGGGTGACATAGTATCGGACTGCCGCATAGAAGGCATAACTCGGGACTTCGTAACCGTCTCCAAACTCCAGAACGGCTCAACACTCCTTGTAAGACTTCCCGCTCCTGATTATGTTGAAAGAAAAAGTAAGAGATAAAATCAAAGAGTTATAAGGTTATAGTCCTGCTTTCCAAGTCCGATAAGTTCGGAATAGGGGAATAATGTCGTACCGTCCGACTTTGTAGCTTCCCTGAAGATGTCTTTGCCTCCATGCTTTTCAATTGTAAGATCATAGGCGGCTTTATCGCAGGCTACCGGATCGATTGATGATGCAATGCCTATATCATGGCCTATTATTCTGGTATCAGTCATACAGTCGCAGTCTTTGGTGATGTTGTTTATAAAGGTGAGGCAGACAAGCTTTTTGTTCTTTACTGCGCCGAGGGCATATTCGGCGAGTCTGTGCTGGACTTCCGTGCCTGTTGCACCGCCCCATGGAACGGAGATAGCCTCTTCCGGGCAAACGGCTATGCACAGTGCGCATCCCTGGCATATGTTATGATCGATTCTGGCTTTGCCGTTTACGAGGGTGATGGCGTCGGCCTGACATGATTCAATGCATATACCGCATCCCGTACATCTTTTGCCGGGAGAGGGTTTTACCTTTGAATGCATTTCAAGCTTTCCTCCGCGAGAGCCGGAGCCCATGCCTAGATTTTTTATAGCACCCCCGAAGCCGCACATTATATGCCCCTTGAAATGGCTGATGGCAATGATTGCATCAGCTTCAGCAATAGCCTTTGCAATTCTTACCTTATCAAATATTCTGCCCGGGATATTTATTACAGTTTCTTCATTGCCGTCATCCCCGTCAGCGATTATGACGGGAAGTCCAAGTGCTGCAAAGCCATGCTCTTCCGCGATCTTTATGTGGTCCCTGCCGTTATGCCTCATGCCTCGGTAAAGAGTGTTGGCGTCGGTCAGGAAACAGTTGTTACTGTGTTTGATCAATTCGTTTACTACAGGGGTTATTTGAACGGGTTTTACAAAACGTGTGTTGCCTTCTTCTCCGAAATGAAGCTTTACCGCAACCCTGTCGTCTTTAGCAATCCCGGGTTTCAGATCATCAAGAGCCGCCATGAAAACTTTAGATATTGCCTCGCTGTCAAATTTCGATGAGAAGTATACGTTCGCCATATGTTTACAACCCCGTTTTTAGAACAAGGTCCGTAATGGGACCTCTTGACTTGCTGCCCTTGAGAACCATATGCCCGTAGTTCGGGTATCCTTTGAATTTCTTTACGATCCAGTTAAGGCCGTTGTTTGACGAATTGAGGTAGGGATGGTCAACCTGGTTCGTATCGCCCAGAACATAGCATTTCACGTTTTCACCCATGCGTGTGAGCAGGGCCCTTGTCTGGTAGCGGGTCATGTTCTGTGCTTCGTCGATTATAACCACTGCATTCTCGATATTCATGCCGCGGATGAAGTTTAAACTGACTATCTCTATCTTTTTCGGATTCAGTTCCAGTCGTGTGCTCTGGGAATCAAGGAACAGAGAGTTTGCGGGCCTCTGGCTGTGCAGTTTCACAATGAGATCAAGAATGCCACGCATGTATGGCGCAAGCTTTTCTTTTTCATCACCAGGCAGATAGCCGAGCTTTTCCCCGATTTCAACTACCGGCTTGAAAATGAAGATCCTGTCAAATGCCTTTGGTTTCTGGAGAACGAGATGGAAAGCGCATGCAAGAGCGACAAAGGTCTTTCCGAAACCTGCTTCCGACTGGAGCGTCACGACGTCGATATGATGTGAAAGCATAAGCTCCATTGCACAATTCTGGTAAACGGTTCTGGGTTTTACTCCCCATGGGTTATGCTCATAATCGATATATGCCTCTTTTCCTTCAAACCACAGCTGTCCGTTTGTATCCCAGTAAAATGAGTTTGAAATCTTTTCATCGGTTTCTTTTATGAACCCGGTGTAAAGCTGGCTTTCCGAATGGAACGGTTTGGAATCGCGGAATTCCTGAGCCCTGAAACCCTCTACCAGAAGCCTTACCCTGAACATCCTGTCATTTGATACGATCACAGGTTCATAGCCGCTTATAAAACGTTCTTCATTGACGTGTGCATATTTGATATCTTCAAGGATATCATCGTCGTTGGTCTCGCTTCCGGTATATGTCTTGTGGGGTATTTTTATTATATTCAGTCTTGTATCGTCTTCAAGCCTTGTGGCGAT
Above is a window of Desulfomonilia bacterium DNA encoding:
- a CDS encoding DUF362 domain-containing protein, with the translated sequence MANVYFSSKFDSEAISKVFMAALDDLKPGIAKDDRVAVKLHFGEEGNTRFVKPVQITPVVNELIKHSNNCFLTDANTLYRGMRHNGRDHIKIAEEHGFAALGLPVIIADGDDGNEETVINIPGRIFDKVRIAKAIAEADAIIAISHFKGHIMCGFGGAIKNLGMGSGSRGGKLEMHSKVKPSPGKRCTGCGICIESCQADAITLVNGKARIDHNICQGCALCIAVCPEEAISVPWGGATGTEVQHRLAEYALGAVKNKKLVCLTFINNITKDCDCMTDTRIIGHDIGIASSIDPVACDKAAYDLTIEKHGGKDIFREATKSDGTTLFPYSELIGLGKQDYNLITL
- a CDS encoding PhoH family protein, whose amino-acid sequence is MKKCYILDTNALIENPDCIDMFRNGEENRVLIPYSVIMELDRLKKRADLSHIISLIATRLEDDTRLNIIKIPHKTYTGSETNDDDILEDIKYAHVNEERFISGYEPVIVSNDRMFRVRLLVEGFRAQEFRDSKPFHSESQLYTGFIKETDEKISNSFYWDTNGQLWFEGKEAYIDYEHNPWGVKPRTVYQNCAMELMLSHHIDVVTLQSEAGFGKTFVALACAFHLVLQKPKAFDRIFIFKPVVEIGEKLGYLPGDEKEKLAPYMRGILDLIVKLHSQRPANSLFLDSQSTRLELNPKKIEIVSLNFIRGMNIENAVVIIDEAQNMTRYQTRALLTRMGENVKCYVLGDTNQVDHPYLNSSNNGLNWIVKKFKGYPNYGHMVLKGSKSRGPITDLVLKTGL